The window ACAGGGCATCCATggccttccctctctgctgcctgctctctcctgctgaGGCTCCATGTGTGTGACAGTACATACACGGGAAGGTGTGTTTGGCATTGGCTAGCAAAGGGTTAAACCCAGCGAGCACAGCCTGCCAAAGGGAACCACGAGAGGAAAGCAGATCTGTGACTGAGTCTGGGCAGTGATCATTGACATCCTGAGAACAGAAGAGAATTTCCCAATACACTTTTTAACTATTTCCTTTAGAAACATGGATGGAGCTTTGGGCAGTGCCTTCACTATGCCTTCTTTGTGGGGCTGGAGGACAGAAAGGATGATTGCATGGTGCTGGAGTCCCTTTGCATGCCAGATCAGGAATTTTGCCTTGGTTATGACTACAAAAGCTGAAGCCCTACATGGCGGTTCTAGCAGTTCTCAAGGAGATCTGGGTTCAAGTCCAGCAGCCTCATATTCCCAAGGATATCTCTAAGGATAAAGGATCCCGACTGGATCCCAATGTCCTCTGAATGGACTGAGATGGAAACACAGCTTTTGCTCTTGTTCCATCAGCCGGTTTCTCCCTGTGGAGAGGAATGCATGGGTGCAGAGACACAGAATAGGAGAGCTCATAGCTTAACATCCCTCCTAAattgaggggcccagaactggacacaataCTCAAGGTGTGGCTTCACCAGTGCCCATGCAACTATGGGAGTTTCACTTTCCCCCATAGCTCTGCAGCTTGGCCACCTCTGTGTGCAAGAAGCTCCCTGGCAGTTGAGTGCTGTGGGTGACCTCGCCGATGGCACtgaagggagcagcaggcacacaccCACAGTTCTGCAGAGTGACAGTGTGACCCTGTGCTTTCACCTGTGCTTCAcaggctgctgggagagctgtggaTTCTCAGGAACCCCACATCTCCAGCAGCAAGTGTGTGGAACCAGGGGAAGCCCTGCTCCCACAAAGGGGATGTGCTCTtgcagctgcatttcctgcatGGCTGGTGGGATGCTGGAGGTTGCACAAGTCTTGggaatgtgtttttctgtggaGTGAGAGCTTGTGAACACTGCTTACATAGAGATGTTTAGAAATGTAGGCTGTgaccctgcctgcagcctgttGTGCACAAAATAACAGAATCAGGGGATGTCTTCTACAGAGAGCTCAGGCGTGTCCTCCCTTGTAAGCAGTTCTGTACCCTGGTCTTGTGATGCCTCAGCTGAAATGCCTGTGCTGTTGCTGTGAGCTCTCCTATTCCTGTCTCTCTGCACCCATGCATTGCTCTCCACAGGGAGAAACCAGCTGATGGAACATCTCAGTCTGTTCCACGTATGTCTGCAGCATTTGCGGACACAACCAAGTGAGGCTTCATGATCTGTCATGCACATGGACTCTGGCACTGCCAAGTGATCCTTCTGCCCCTCAGTGCCAGGTCATCCTGAACCCCTTTGCTCAaagccccagctcccctcaaTGCAATGAGACCAAACCAGTGTCACAAGTTCTCTGTTGTGCTCAGGGTTTCTGGGCTCAGGATGCCAATGGTCACTGCCCAGACTCAGTCACAGATCTGCTTTCCTCTCGTTTTTGGTTCCCTTTGGCAGGCTGTACTCGCTGGGTTTAACCCTTTGCTAGCCAATGACAAATACACCTGCCCGTGTATGTACTGTCACACACATGGAGCCtcagcaggagagagcaggctgcagagagggaaggcCATGGATGCCCTGTGCAAGTGCCCGAGGCTGGGCAAAGGGAGGTTGTGTGAGCTGCACTGATGCTGTCCTTCATCTGCTTTCCTTTGTCTTGGTGACTTTGTGTTGTGCAATGACCATCTTGTGAAATGTCCTGGCAgggaaattatgaaaatttcCCAATGTCCATGTGCTTTGGGGTACACCAGAGTGGGAGGTGCCCTGTGCAGGAGGAAGGCTGTTTGTGCCCACACTGGTAGCAGGGACCCTTGGAGAAGAGTGATCCTCCTGCAGAGATGATGAATGACCAAGGGAGAGTCAGTCCTGGAAGTGCAGGTAACCCCCAAACCTTCCTTGCTTTCTGTCCTCctgccacaggggctgggggaaaggCAGGGCGGGGATGCATCCTGGGCATGGTGCAGTGGGCACCAGGAGATGGGGCTCAGGGCAAGAGCAAAGCAAGAGATGAGGGCAGTGGGCAGGCTGGCAGAATGAGCTTTTCCTAGAGCCtcagggcagcccctgtgctcctgtACTCTGTGGCTCTGAGCCACTGCTagggacaggcagcaggacCTGCTTCCAGCACCTGAGGGGCTCCCAGTGCTTGGAAGAAGGGTGCTGGGGAACAGAGCCCCCTGGGTTATCCTGCTCCTAACTCTGGGCTGGGACATGCTCACtcttgctttgtgttttccagccccagcagaagagagaggctgctcctggctgaacATCTGGGTCTTCCTTATTTTGGCCCTTGCAATCAAAGCTGCCTTTGTGACCATCTGCCTTGGTGAGTTCCAGGGTGTCTTAATTTCCTCAACATTAAGGGCTCAAGTGACTGCTTTTTTGCTGAAAGCCCATATCCTAGTCCCTCTTCCAGGCAGGCAAATGCCTTTCACCAAAACAGGCCTGTCTAGTCTTATTGGCTTATCCCATGACTTCTGTgtccttttcctcatcctttccTCAGAAGATTTCTAATGTGGGTTTGTTATCTGGGCTAGTGTGTCTCTCAGACAACTGAGATGAGACAAGCTCTTCTGAGAGAAGGAATGACTGGTAGTGGGAGAAGTGGCCTGCTGTTCTCACCTTGTTGCTCAATCCAGATTTCATAGCTTGTTACTAAACAGTCTGTGTTGGGGCTCCAAAGCAGAAGTTAGAGGATAGCACAGGTTGCTCATGCACGAGATGAAAAGGATGACAATAGCActttgctttgctctcctcTCTTCTCAGTGGCCTTACTTGATGGAAGCTCTGGCCATTACAAGATTCTCCTCCAGAACTCTACTGAGTGgttctgtgtccccagcagttCTGCAGAGAAAGGTGAGTGATGCTGAGAGCCTCATAAGTAACAAAAGGACTTCACCAacattttgtttggtttccCCTCAACCTTCGAGGTGGGGAATATTACTGTCAGTCACAAGTGGATTGTTTGAAGGAAGGAATCTGTGGAATTGAGGTAAGACACTCTATTGTACATCTTTAGTAAGAATGCTATGAAAACATGCTCCAGGTCAGTGAAAGAGGGTGGGTCATTCCATACCTGCATTTGACCAACCTTCCTACTCTTCCCCTCACACAAACCCTCTATTGCAAGTCAAGTCGACTTATCTAGATGCAAGTGCTTTTATACGGGCTGGTTCAATCCAGCTCCACTTCCTGTGCTGGCTCACTGCCTGTTCACACAAGCATGATGGTCAGTGTGGGGGACAGAGGAGGGAGGATGATTTTTAGCTCAGAATAgctggggagctgagctgcagtcCCACATGAAGTGATGGTAATATGGAGTGCTGGAATGCTGGTAGTGCAAGTTCTCAAACTCAGGTAAGAGATCCCTTCTCATGCAGCCATGACCTTTGTGGGAACACATCTGTAGCTTTTAATCCACCGTTTGAATCTCTGAGCATAAGGCAGGTCACTTGGATAAGCTGGCTGTGTAAGGAACTGCCTGTGGTGGCAGCAAGGCTGTTGGAGCAGGCTCTGAATCTGCATGAGCTGAGAGCTTGGACAGCTCTTCTCTGATGGAAGTGTTTCTAGAAAAGCACAAACCAGCTACTTCTCATCTTGCTTCCTCAGGAAGGGTAAGGCAGAAACCATGTCTCTCACCAAAGAGAGGTTGCATGGACATggcaggacagagagagaaagggaagaggCCCCTTCAGGCAGGGGTCTTGTGACAGGCTGCTGACAGCTTTACTTgtggagagcagaaaagagcaTTTATCTCTGTCCAGGCTTTGGGACCAAACCACATTCCTAACACCTGGGACCCTACATTGAACTCACAGCCATGAAGGGCAGCACTTCTTGTtcaaaagcaggattttttttcccccatagtGGATGGCTGGATGTGCTGCCCAAAGGGCTGGAGAAGGTTTCAAGGAAGCTGCTATTTCCTGTCCCCTGACATGATGACATGGTATGACAGTGCACAGAACTGCACTGGGATGGGCTCCCAGCTGGTGGTGATCACCAGCAAGGCAGAGCAGGTGAGTGCACAGGGCCCCAGAGAGAGGgacccagcaggcagagccacagtGCTGGGCCCTGGAGGGGACTCAGAGCCCTCCTTGTcctgcaggggagggggaaggtCCTGTCTGcacctctgcagcaccagccccctctgccaccagccccacaTCATGGGGATTCCTGATGCCTCTCTCTGCTCAGTCCTGCCCCTCATGGacattgtgctttttttccaggAGTTCCTCTTCAAtttgacaaaagaaaaagctacTAGCCTCTATGAAACAAAATACTACATAGGTTTAGCTGCTTACAAAACTGGGAAGTGGCAGTGGGTGGATCAGACTCCATATGAGAGTACAGCCACGTGAGTATCCTGGTGGAGTGAGGAGAGCCCTAATATTCATGCCCTCAGTCCAAGTGACCAATATATTGTGTAAGGCAGGTATTTGTCAGAGTGGGGTTTCTgtcttcagctgctctgcaagtCAGAAAACTTGCATAAATTTCTATTCAAAACTATGGCTCCTGATTTCTGTCACAGTgactttccttttctcttccacaaGTGTTTAAGGTGACCCCACATCCACTGTCATGCTAGTGCATTTCCAATAAAGGAACTTTCTTTTACAGGTTCTGGAAGCCTGGGGAGCCCAATTTACTCTTTGCAGAAAAATGTGCTGCAATTCATGTCAAGGGAAAGACAGACCCCAACACTTACAGTAACTGGAATAATGTCCTTTGCATCACAAGTTGCTATCGAATTTGTGAACAGGCAGTCAAACTTCTCTGAGAAAGGACATAAAATCCAATTTTCAAAGTACCTTAGTTCCCAGCCTGTGCCCCTTCATCCCTCTACAAGCTGGAGATCAGTTCTGGATGAAATAGCTCAGGCTGATGTCAATGACCTACTGTGAACCTTTCTACTCTCCTCCTTCAGAAACAAGGGTCCTAATTCTCTATCACTTTCCTTGACTCCTGATCCAGACAATATCTCAATGATGTGGAAAAGACCATCACTGTTTCATGAAAGGATACTTGTCCTTCAAATCACTGGAGCAGAATTTGAAAGAAGAGCATTCAGTGGAGTATCCTTGTCCCTCCTCTGAAGGGGAAAATTTTTCATGGCTGTAgtgtttccttctccttcagcacATTGTGTGTtgattagtttaaaaaaaaattaataaatattaatttattaaatgttAATACTGCTCTTTGCGTGAGGATGTGTGACATGATTCCCACAGTCCAGCCTCTGAACACAGCGGTTTTAACTTTTCAATGTGTTCAGCATCTGTAGATGAGAATATTGTTGAGTGTGCTGGACcggctgggagcaggaacaaTGTAATGTTCATCTGTAGAGCATGTGAGGAAGGTCCTGAACACTTTGGAGAATCATTTGTGAAGACagaaacagagcaggctgtgTATTATTCAGTGCCAGGCAGTTTGCCCAGAAAAAACGAAGGATGTTGGAGATTCTGCTGAGATGTGGCAGGACGAGGCATAGCAATAAAGGGGAGAGAAAGCAATTAAATGttacaagaaggaaaaaagccagaGTCCCCTAAGGAGAAATTTCTAATCAGAGAGAAGGGTGGAAGACCTCTATCAGAGGCATCACTGCAAATGAGATACACAGAAATCTTGAGCAATGTTCGGCTTCcttaaaatttcccaaattccagTCTGTATGTTCCTCCCTTTCATCAATGCTATCTATATTCTTTGAGGAGCTGGGCGTTTCCAGTTTGGAACTAAAAATACAACCTGAAAAATCAGttctgggtgatttttttttcccccatcagAAATGTGAGTAcaaatttttgtaatttctgcCTGAAGAAGTATATTTTCCAGGTTTCTGGTTTAGCCACTGGACCAAAAGCTTGGCTCTTGCAAAGTGTTTGCCTCCTAGTTTCTAAAGCTGCTGGATACTTTCACAATGgagaaaacttatttttttgtCCAACATGACCACAAACCCAAACATTGCAATGGACTTCTCGATTTCCCTCAGCTCAGTTCTGCAACTTATGCAGCAACAGGGTTTTGAGGAAGAAAGAGAGGCAGATAAGACACGCAGAGCGTGACCAATGTTTTACAAGCGGTTTTAGGGGTGCTGCAGTTCTGGTTCCTGGGAGGTTGATGGGGCAGAGCAAAACCCACACCAGGAGATCGGTTTGCAAGAAAATGCACGTACCTTGCTAGAAACAGTCTCCCTGCCCCAAATTtggaaaacaaagtttttcTTAAGATGTCGTGACAAAAGAGGGATCTTGGGAGAGAGCTGATGCTGGGTTTGCCTACAGAATTGTTGAAGGGATCTTCCTGATCCCCTCTTCAATATGGATTTGGCTGATGGAGGTGACTATCTCCAACAGATAAAAATCAGTCTTTACCCCTCAAGTTTGTCTTGATTCAGGAGGCAGCAGATGGCACAGGAAGAGGTAGAGATGACAACAGACAGTTAGGTACAGCACTTTCAGAAAGCTTCAGAAGGACATCCCCGCATACTGAACCCAGGGCTTGGGTGGGAAGGACAAAAAGTTTATCAGGATAGCATTCTTCATGATGACACCTGCAGACCTTGCTTTCACGTGGACATCTTGGCCACATGCCAGCTGCCTCTCAGAACAAGACCTGGATGCTTACCACTCCTTGGCGCATTAACTTTTACTTTGGAAAGGAGCTTGGGTCTGAGGAAAGGAGCCACAGTGACATTCACTTCTGAGAATACACACACCATCGAGTGCAGGTACTCTGACTGCTGCAGCGAAATTCTCTCGTGATTCAAACCTGAGCTAGCTTCTGGTTTTCCTCCAGAAAGCTCATGATGCCCAGTCTTTGAGATGCAGTCTTCAGCTGGAAAAACATAATTAGAGCCATGTTAGAAGGACATCCAGTGTTGATTCTTATGGTCAGACTTATTAATTACATCTGTATGCAGAGCATGCTTTATGTTTAGCTCTGACAGCTAAGGATAGGATACACCCGACTTTCTCTAATAAATCATTATCCTTGCCAAGCCAAGTGATGAAATAAAGTGAAATGTATGTGTTTTTCTTGGCAGACACTATCTTTTATAAGGATTTAAATTTTCCTCCAAGGGTATCTGTTCTTTTTTTAGACAAAGCAGAGAATTACACCTCtactccttctctttttctgttttatccCACCTCAGATTCTTTCATGTTCCTTTACAACATTTATTTCTccaattctttattttctttgcactCCTGCTGtctctcatttttccccctttattcctttttttttttccttttaaatattgtttattGTTTCCTTTTACCTTTTCTTGCTAAGACTGCAGATGAAGAGCATACATTGTTGTTTGggagaaataaaagagagaaatgacATTTAAAGAAGCTCTGGTACTGGACACATGTCTGTTCTGTCCTTTAAAATTTActgtttctgaaattatttcctaaGCAGTCTTGTGTAAGGTATTAGTGCTAATTCAGGT is drawn from Zonotrichia leucophrys gambelii isolate GWCS_2022_RI chromosome 1, RI_Zleu_2.0, whole genome shotgun sequence and contains these coding sequences:
- the LOC135442501 gene encoding C-type lectin domain family 4 member E-like — translated: MNDQGRVSPGSAAPAEERGCSWLNIWVFLILALAIKAAFVTICLVALLDGSSGHYKILLQNSTEWFCVPSSSAEKVDGWMCCPKGWRRFQGSCYFLSPDMMTWYDSAQNCTGMGSQLVVITSKAEQEFLFNLTKEKATSLYETKYYIGLAAYKTGKWQWVDQTPYESTATFWKPGEPNLLFAEKCAAIHVKGKTDPNTYSNWNNVLCITSCYRICEQAVKLL